From Enterococcus mundtii, the proteins below share one genomic window:
- the purH gene encoding bifunctional phosphoribosylaminoimidazolecarboxamide formyltransferase/IMP cyclohydrolase, translating to MTRALISVSDKTGVIDFAKGLRAAGIEIISTGGTKTALEEAGIETISIDEVTGFPEMMDGRVKTLHPKIHGGLLGRRDSESHMEAMEKEAIQPIDIVCVNLYPFKETILKPETTEADAIENIDIGGPSMLRSAAKNHAFVTAIVDPVDYAIVLAEIQQEGYTTLATRRKLAAKVFRHTAAYDALIGQYLTEAVGEKEPENLTLTYTRKQDLRYGENSHQEAAFYQAALPMSYSIASAVQLHGKELSFNNIRDADAALRIMREFTEPTVVALKHMNPCGIGSGETIFSAWEAAYAADPVSIFGGIIVLNREVDLVSAQAMTQLFLEIIIAPSYSEEALAVLKTKKNLRLLQVDFSNVEGNANEMVSVLGGLLIQQDDRAMEEPESWTVVTDRQPTKEEQAAMAFAWKAVKHVKSNAIVVANQQQTLGIGAGQMNRVGSVKLAIEQAGAKAGTAALASDAYFPMDDSVEYAANHGIKAIIQPGGSIKDQASIDMANKHGITMVFTGVRHFRH from the coding sequence ATGACAAGAGCGTTAATAAGTGTTTCAGATAAGACTGGGGTCATTGACTTTGCAAAAGGACTACGTGCTGCCGGTATAGAGATCATTTCCACAGGTGGAACTAAAACAGCTTTGGAAGAAGCAGGAATCGAAACTATTTCTATCGATGAAGTGACTGGTTTTCCTGAGATGATGGATGGCCGAGTAAAAACTTTACATCCAAAAATCCACGGAGGATTATTAGGGCGTCGAGATAGTGAAAGCCATATGGAGGCAATGGAAAAAGAAGCCATCCAACCAATCGATATTGTCTGTGTCAACCTTTATCCATTCAAGGAAACGATCTTAAAACCAGAAACGACCGAAGCAGATGCGATCGAAAATATTGATATCGGTGGACCGAGCATGTTGCGAAGTGCTGCAAAAAATCATGCTTTCGTAACAGCCATCGTTGATCCCGTTGATTATGCGATCGTTTTAGCAGAAATCCAGCAAGAAGGTTACACGACTCTTGCGACGCGCAGAAAACTAGCAGCAAAAGTTTTCCGTCATACGGCGGCTTATGATGCCTTGATCGGACAATATCTCACAGAGGCAGTGGGTGAGAAAGAACCTGAGAATCTAACACTTACCTACACGCGTAAACAAGACCTTCGTTATGGTGAGAATAGCCATCAAGAAGCAGCGTTTTATCAGGCGGCGTTACCAATGAGCTACTCGATTGCAAGTGCAGTACAATTGCACGGTAAGGAACTTTCTTTCAATAATATTCGTGATGCGGATGCTGCGTTACGTATCATGAGAGAGTTCACGGAACCAACGGTCGTTGCGCTAAAACATATGAATCCATGTGGTATCGGAAGTGGCGAGACGATTTTCTCTGCGTGGGAAGCAGCTTATGCTGCTGATCCGGTATCGATCTTTGGCGGTATTATCGTATTGAATCGGGAAGTCGATTTGGTTAGTGCACAAGCAATGACCCAATTATTTTTAGAAATCATTATCGCTCCTAGTTACAGTGAAGAGGCGCTAGCTGTACTGAAAACAAAGAAAAATCTCCGTCTGTTGCAAGTCGATTTCTCAAATGTGGAGGGAAATGCTAACGAAATGGTCTCTGTCTTAGGAGGTTTACTGATCCAACAAGATGATCGTGCAATGGAAGAACCCGAAAGTTGGACTGTAGTCACCGATCGTCAACCCACAAAAGAAGAGCAAGCAGCGATGGCTTTTGCTTGGAAAGCAGTCAAACATGTGAAATCAAATGCGATCGTCGTTGCAAATCAACAGCAAACCCTCGGTATTGGTGCCGGTCAAATGAATCGTGTGGGTTCGGTCAAGCTTGCAATCGAACAAGCTGGTGCTAAAGCCGGAACAGCTGCGCTTGCAAGTGATGCTTACTTCCCGATGGATGACTCTGTCGAATACGCTGCGAATCATGGTATCAAAGCAATCATCCAACCAGGAGGAAGTATCAAAGATCAAGCCTCAATCGATATGGCAAATAAGCATGGTATCACAATGGTATTTACCGGCGTGCGTCATTTTAGACATTAA
- the purD gene encoding phosphoribosylamine--glycine ligase yields the protein MKCLVIGSGGREHAISKKLAASPLVEAVYCAPGNAGMKKDGIRLVNLAETEHEGLIEFVRSEGIAWTFVGPEIPLLNGIVDDFQAEGLAIFGPTKAAALIEGSKSFAKELMARQGIPTAESQTFSRFAEARKYIEAKGAPIVIKADGLAAGKGVVVAETLEAAVEAASEMLEHNRFGASGQQIVVEEFLSGEEFSLLAFVRDTEVYPMVISQDHKRAYNGDRGPNTGGMGAYTPVPQIPQTMVDQAVEEVLKPAVRGMKELGRPFTGILYAGLIATAEGPKVIEFNARFGDPETQVVLPRLKSDLAEIIDRLLSGKAVELSWESEGFCLGVVVAAEGYPENYQKGALLPDFSTDPDVSIYYAGVEERAEELVGAGGRIYLVEASGQTIEEAQEKIYSVLKVKNTDHTFYRTDVGSKALVQK from the coding sequence ATGAAATGTTTAGTGATTGGCTCGGGCGGACGAGAACATGCAATCAGTAAAAAACTTGCAGCTAGTCCGTTAGTCGAAGCGGTGTATTGCGCACCTGGAAATGCAGGGATGAAAAAAGATGGGATTCGTTTGGTAAATCTTGCTGAAACAGAACATGAAGGATTGATCGAGTTTGTTCGATCTGAAGGAATCGCCTGGACATTTGTAGGTCCAGAGATCCCTCTACTCAATGGGATCGTTGATGATTTTCAAGCGGAAGGATTAGCGATTTTTGGTCCAACTAAAGCAGCTGCCTTGATTGAAGGTTCAAAAAGCTTTGCCAAAGAGTTAATGGCACGTCAAGGTATTCCTACGGCAGAGTCACAAACGTTTAGCCGTTTTGCTGAAGCAAGAAAATATATTGAAGCGAAAGGCGCACCGATCGTTATCAAAGCAGACGGATTAGCTGCTGGTAAAGGGGTCGTTGTGGCAGAAACCCTCGAAGCCGCTGTCGAAGCCGCTTCAGAGATGCTAGAACATAATCGATTTGGTGCTAGTGGGCAACAAATCGTTGTGGAAGAGTTCTTGTCTGGTGAAGAGTTCTCTTTACTTGCTTTTGTCCGAGATACAGAAGTTTATCCCATGGTGATCTCGCAAGATCACAAACGAGCGTATAATGGTGATAGAGGTCCAAATACCGGTGGAATGGGTGCCTATACACCTGTACCACAAATCCCTCAAACCATGGTTGATCAAGCTGTCGAAGAGGTGCTGAAACCCGCAGTGCGAGGAATGAAGGAACTAGGACGTCCGTTTACTGGTATTTTATATGCAGGGTTAATTGCCACAGCAGAAGGACCAAAAGTAATCGAGTTCAATGCTCGGTTTGGTGACCCTGAAACGCAAGTCGTCTTGCCACGACTCAAAAGTGATCTAGCAGAAATCATTGACCGTCTATTATCAGGAAAGGCAGTCGAGTTATCATGGGAGTCAGAAGGGTTTTGCTTAGGGGTAGTCGTTGCTGCGGAAGGTTATCCAGAAAACTACCAAAAAGGCGCCTTACTTCCAGATTTTTCAACTGATCCAGATGTGTCCATCTATTATGCCGGAGTAGAGGAACGAGCAGAAGAATTGGTAGGTGCAGGAGGACGGATCTATTTGGTGGAGGCTAGTGGTCAGACAATCGAGGAAGCGCAAGAAAAAATATACTCGGTTTTAAAAGTCAAGAATACTGATCATACATTCTATCGGACGGATGTCGGCTCAAAAGCCTTGGTACAAAAGTAA
- a CDS encoding aldo/keto reductase yields the protein MKKIRLGTSDQLVSSVILGCMRLNGSEQPEKVIETAFENGINFFDHADIYGGGDCETIFAQALAKTSLKRDELFIQTKCGIVPGKMFDFSKKHIIQSVEDSLRRLDMEYVDALLLHRPDTLVEPEEVAEAFDELEQSGKVRFFGVSNQKPMQIELLKKYVKQPLLANQLQFGLKHSEMIDQGIHVNMTDQASIDHDGSILDYSRLHEMTIQAWSPYQYGFFEGVFIGNEKFPELNQSLNELAEKYQTTPTGLASAWILRHPANMQVIAGTMNLTRIEEIAKASMIDMTREDWYALYRAAGNILP from the coding sequence ATGAAAAAGATTCGTTTAGGGACTTCTGACCAGCTCGTATCCTCCGTCATTTTAGGTTGTATGCGGTTGAATGGTTCTGAGCAACCTGAAAAAGTGATTGAAACAGCTTTTGAAAATGGCATCAACTTTTTTGACCATGCGGATATTTACGGTGGTGGGGACTGTGAAACAATTTTTGCTCAAGCGTTAGCAAAAACTTCGCTAAAACGTGATGAATTATTTATCCAAACGAAATGCGGGATCGTACCAGGAAAGATGTTTGATTTCTCAAAAAAACACATCATTCAATCGGTTGAAGATAGCTTGCGTCGATTAGATATGGAATACGTTGATGCCTTGTTACTTCATCGTCCAGACACGCTCGTTGAACCCGAAGAAGTGGCGGAAGCGTTTGATGAGTTGGAACAATCTGGCAAGGTTCGTTTCTTTGGTGTGAGCAATCAAAAGCCAATGCAGATCGAGTTATTGAAAAAATATGTGAAACAGCCGTTACTGGCAAATCAATTACAGTTTGGTCTGAAACATTCCGAAATGATCGATCAGGGAATCCATGTGAACATGACGGATCAAGCAAGTATTGACCATGATGGCAGTATCCTAGATTATTCTCGTTTGCATGAGATGACAATCCAAGCGTGGTCGCCTTATCAATATGGCTTCTTTGAAGGTGTATTCATTGGAAATGAAAAATTCCCAGAATTGAATCAGTCGTTAAACGAACTGGCAGAAAAATATCAGACGACACCAACAGGGTTAGCGTCGGCGTGGATCTTACGTCATCCTGCAAATATGCAGGTGATCGCTGGAACGATGAATCTGACAAGGATTGAAGAAATCGCGAAAGCATCGATGATCGATATGACCCGAGAAGATTGGTATGCATTGTATCGTGCTGCAGGCAATATTTTGCCATAA
- the guaC gene encoding GMP reductase: MKVFDYEDIQLIPNKCIVNSRSECDTTVTLGSHTFKMPVVPANMQTIIDETIAEFLAENGYFYIMHRFEEEARIPFIEKMKARNLISSISVGVKKDEYAFVEELAEKSLVPDYITIDIAHGHSNAVIAMIQHIKKHLPDTFVIAGNVGTPEAVRELENAGADATKVGIGPGKVCITKIKTGFGTGGWQLAALRWCAKAARKPIIADGGIRTPGDVAKSVRFGATMVMIGSLFAGHEESPGETKVENGVVYKEYFGSASEFQKGEKKNVEGKKIWIQHKGSLKDTLVEMQQDLQSSISYAGGRDLESIRKVDYVVVKNSIFNGDTI; this comes from the coding sequence ATGAAAGTATTTGATTACGAAGATATTCAACTGATTCCTAATAAATGTATCGTAAACAGCCGTTCAGAATGTGATACAACTGTGACTTTAGGTTCACATACCTTTAAAATGCCGGTTGTACCAGCAAATATGCAAACGATCATTGATGAAACGATTGCGGAATTTTTAGCTGAAAATGGTTATTTCTATATCATGCATCGTTTTGAAGAAGAAGCACGAATCCCATTTATCGAAAAAATGAAAGCAAGAAATTTAATTTCTTCTATTAGTGTAGGCGTGAAAAAAGACGAGTATGCTTTTGTAGAAGAATTAGCAGAAAAATCGCTTGTACCAGATTATATTACAATTGATATTGCCCATGGACATTCAAATGCTGTGATCGCGATGATCCAACACATTAAGAAGCACTTACCAGATACGTTTGTCATTGCAGGGAACGTCGGCACGCCAGAAGCCGTTCGAGAATTAGAAAACGCTGGAGCAGATGCAACGAAAGTCGGCATTGGCCCAGGAAAAGTATGTATCACAAAAATCAAAACTGGTTTTGGTACTGGTGGTTGGCAATTAGCGGCACTAAGATGGTGCGCAAAAGCTGCCCGCAAACCTATCATTGCGGACGGTGGCATCCGTACACCTGGAGATGTCGCGAAATCAGTACGTTTTGGTGCGACGATGGTGATGATCGGTTCATTGTTTGCAGGACACGAAGAATCACCAGGAGAAACAAAAGTTGAGAACGGTGTCGTTTACAAAGAATATTTTGGATCAGCTTCTGAATTCCAAAAAGGCGAAAAGAAAAATGTTGAAGGTAAGAAAATTTGGATTCAACACAAAGGATCTTTAAAAGATACGTTAGTTGAAATGCAACAAGATTTACAATCTTCGATTTCTTATGCCGGTGGTCGTGATTTAGAATCGATTCGTAAAGTCGATTATGTCGTCGTTAAAAACTCGATTTTCAATGGAGATACGATTTAA
- a CDS encoding PLP-dependent aminotransferase family protein, with protein MWTRITKHKGSAYQQIMDQILKKIENGQLQPGDKLPSERMFADFFGVNRTTVVHALDELRGLGILESRQGSGRFISSVTWGDFSEPRIDWRQLISARYDKIVDSYGEKVKEASRKSDFLDLYSSEMPLDVLPNMKMPNYTLEGILKEEQAVSVFGYQPLMAQIRERLIRNNGFSFKKSQLLITGGGQQAIFLILQTILSVGDAIAVESPTFFYRLPLFKALGTRLFGIPMDDQGIDLEKLEEAIHKHKIKAVLVNPNFQNPTGTVMAAERRQRLVALCRKYQLPIIEDDVFADLAFSPEKQASIAPIHAIDPENVLYVGSLSRLLGETTKIGWIVGPTILIQRLSEAQKMMDVSLSIFTQMAATAVFDSSFDQNMASLCQRLEKNSQLLRSWVDSQDFFHLAPLAGGYYGWLTWEGEKFTKVLAERLLREGLGVAPGYLFGEDIGLRINYSRMSPDDLPLFVSRMDKLRTWLEAKEKQ; from the coding sequence ATGTGGACGAGAATAACTAAACATAAAGGTTCTGCTTACCAACAGATCATGGATCAAATTTTGAAGAAAATCGAAAATGGGCAATTGCAACCAGGAGATAAATTACCTTCTGAAAGAATGTTTGCTGATTTTTTTGGTGTGAATCGTACGACTGTTGTTCATGCGTTGGATGAATTGCGTGGACTTGGGATATTGGAAAGTCGTCAAGGGAGTGGTCGGTTTATTTCTTCGGTGACTTGGGGTGATTTTTCAGAGCCACGGATCGATTGGCGTCAATTGATCTCTGCAAGATACGATAAAATCGTTGATAGTTACGGAGAAAAAGTCAAAGAAGCAAGTCGGAAATCCGATTTTTTAGATTTATATTCAAGTGAAATGCCGCTTGATGTATTACCTAATATGAAGATGCCCAATTATACGTTAGAAGGTATCTTAAAAGAAGAACAAGCCGTTTCCGTGTTTGGGTATCAACCGCTGATGGCGCAGATCAGAGAACGCTTGATCAGAAATAACGGATTTTCGTTTAAAAAAAGTCAATTGCTAATCACTGGTGGGGGACAACAAGCGATCTTTCTGATTTTACAAACCATTTTGTCGGTAGGAGATGCCATCGCGGTGGAATCCCCCACTTTTTTCTACCGCTTACCATTGTTTAAAGCACTTGGTACCCGCTTGTTCGGTATTCCAATGGATGATCAAGGGATTGATCTAGAGAAATTGGAAGAAGCTATTCATAAGCATAAGATCAAAGCGGTCTTAGTCAATCCAAATTTTCAAAATCCGACAGGTACAGTGATGGCTGCTGAACGTCGCCAACGTTTAGTCGCGCTGTGCCGCAAATACCAATTGCCGATCATAGAAGATGATGTGTTTGCAGATTTAGCCTTTTCTCCGGAGAAACAAGCTTCGATCGCTCCGATCCATGCGATTGATCCGGAAAATGTCTTGTATGTCGGCTCGTTATCGCGTTTGTTAGGGGAAACGACTAAAATTGGTTGGATCGTGGGCCCAACTATTCTGATCCAACGATTGTCTGAGGCACAAAAAATGATGGATGTCTCTTTGAGTATCTTTACACAAATGGCCGCAACTGCTGTTTTTGATTCTTCTTTTGACCAAAACATGGCGAGTCTGTGTCAACGACTAGAAAAGAACAGTCAGCTTTTACGTAGTTGGGTCGATTCGCAAGACTTCTTTCATTTAGCCCCTCTTGCAGGCGGATACTATGGCTGGTTGACTTGGGAGGGTGAAAAGTTCACGAAAGTATTAGCAGAAAGATTATTGCGTGAGGGATTAGGTGTGGCTCCAGGTTATCTTTTTGGCGAAGACATTGGTTTAAGAATCAACTATAGCCGTATGAGTCCTGATGACCTACCACTGTTCGTTTCACGAATGGACAAACTACGTACATGGTTGGAAGCGAAAGAGAAGCAATAG